The Vannielia litorea genome segment CGCCGCCGTGATGGCAATGTCCTAAAAGTGGCCTTCGGGCGTGATCGCACAGCTCCCGTGCCGGTGCTCGATTTCGGCGCCCGTCGCCGCGCCTATGCCCAAATGGCCGCCGAGGCGGTCTCCGAACTGCCGCCGATGCCCCGCACCGCGCGGCAGCCTGCGCTTCTTCTCGTTTCCAGCGCAGCCGAGCTGCCCAAGGCCGCCTGAGCCTTGCAGCTCCGGAAAGGCACGGCCTACGGCCCTGCCCTTCCTCCCGCTCTCCGCACCCCCGCGCTTTTCCGGTTCGGCCGGGGCCGGAGAGCGGGCCCTTCGGGGCCCTCACCGCACGCCGAACCCGAAAATCTCCACCTCCATCGCCACCACCACCCCCGGCAGCGTGCCTGCGGCCCGGTCGACCTCCAGCCGGAAGCTCTTGACCATCCGCCCTTGGCGCGGCGCGGTGTCTCCGCCGCGATACACCATCCTCCCGGCGCGCGAGCGGTCCCTGTCCGAGGTCCATGTTTCCAACAAGGGCTGCGCCCCGCGCACCAGTGCCGCCTCCAGCCCCTGCCCCCAGAACACCCCGTAGGCCTCGCAATAGAGCCGCACCTCCGCCCCGCCGGGCCATGGGCGCAAGCCGGGCTGGCGCAGCGCGATCAGCGCGCGGTGGCTGTCGTAGCCATGTTGGGTGCAGGTGAGAGTCAGCCCGTAGGGCGGCGTTGCCAACCCGCCCGGTGTCTGGATCACCGCGCTCCAGAACCACGGATCACCCTCCGTGGACGGGTCCGGGCCGAAGCCAGTGCGGCGACTGCCGGGCCATGCGGCTCCAATTTCCGCCAGAACCTCGCGTTCATCTCCAGCCGTCAGGTCAAGCAGCACGGCCAAGGCCCCCTCCGCCTCGGCTTCCTGCGCCGCACCGGGGCGCCCGTGGCCACACAGCGCCACGGCAAACGCCAGAATGCCCGCAAACATCATGGAGACCCGCCGACCCAACAGCATCCTCCCGTCACGAGATAAGGCTGCCAGTCTACGCCCGGAGGAGTTTTCTACAAAGCCCGTTGCGGTTGAGGACTGTTGTCAGCTTTCTGAAACCCGCCCCGTCGCGCGGAACCAGGCCACAAAACTGACCACGGTCACCCGATCTGCGCCAGCACCGATCGCGCCGCCCGCAGGCCGGGCGGCTCATCACCCCGGCCCAACCGGTCCATCGTGACCGCCATCGCCTCAAGCTGCGCGCCGGGCGCGGCCATCACGGCCTTCAACCCTTCGGCGATCTTGGCGGGTTTACACTCCGCGCCGATGAACTCGGGGATCGTGCGGCTCTCGGCCACGAGGTTTACCAGCGTCACCGTGTCGATCTTCAGCATCCGGCTGATGATCTGGCGGCTGAGCCAGTTCATATCGTAGGCGATCACCATCGGCAGGGCCGCTGCCGCCAGCTCCAGTGAAACCGTGCCCGAGGCCGCCAGCGCCACATCCGCCGCCGCAAATGCCGCCCGTTTCTCGGCCTGCGCTTCCTTGGCGGGCTTGCCGCGCGGGTCCACCAGCACCGGGGCGCCGGGCCAGCGCGCGGTCAGCTCCTGCACCAGCCCCGCCGTGGAGGCCACGCAGGGCACCACCACCCGCGTCTCAGGCCGGGCCGCCACCACCGGGCGCAACGCCTCACCAAAGATCGGGGCCAGCCGCCCAACCTCGCCACGCCGCGAGCCGGGCAGCGCCATCACCAGAGGCGCGTCGCCAATCCCATGCGCGGCCCTGAAGGCCAGCCCATCCGCCTCATTCGCCACCGGCTCCGAGACCACCGGATGCCCGACGAAATCGCAGCTCATGCCCGCCGCTTCCATGTAGGGCGGCTCGAACGGAAAGAGCGCGAGCACATGGTCGATAACCTGCGCCATCTTCTCGGCCCGCCCCGCCCGCCAGGCCCAAACCGTGGGGGCAACGTAATGGATGGTCTTCACCGTCGCCTCGGCCTTCACCCGCCGCGCCACCCGCAGGCAAAAGTCCGGCGAGTCGATGGTCACCAGCGCATCTGGCTGCCACGCCACCACCTCCGCCGCGCATTCCTTGATCCGCCGCATCAGGTGCCGGTACTTGGGCAGCACCTCGGCGATCCCCATCACCGAAAGCTCCTCCATCGGGAAGAGGCTCTCCAGCCCCTCGCCCTCCATGCCCGAGCCGCCAACGCCCCTGAACTCCACGCCCGGCGCAAGCGCCTTCAGCCCGCCCATCAGCGCGGCCCCCAGCCTGTCACCCGAAGGCTCGCCCGCGATCACGAAAATCCTCATTGGGCTTCCTTGGGCCGCACCCAGATGAACAGCCCCACCGCATCGGCCATCGCCACCACCGTTTCGAGGTCCAGCACCATGACGCCGCCCGCCTCCACCACGATGCCGCGCAACTCCGCCTCTGCCGCCAGCATCACCGTGGCCGGGCCGATCACGGGCAGGTCGGCCCGTCGGTCCTGCCCGGGCTTCGGCGCCTTGTAGAGCAACCCGCCCTCCGGCAGCGCCTTGTCCCGCTCCGGAAGCCGCGAGGGCTCAGAAGCGGTCAGGAACTCCTTCACATCCGCCACCCATTCCGAGGCCCGCTCGAAGAGGGTCGCGCCCTTCAGCAGCTCCTGCTCCTCGCGCCGCACCGCCTCTGGCACGCGCATCAGGCTGCGGATCATCCAGTCCGTCCCGCCCGCGGCCTCCACCGCCAGCACCTGACCGGAGGCCACCACGCAGGCCTGCCCAACATCGGCGGCCCCCATCGCCGCCACCACCGACTCGGCGCGCGTGGCATCGGCATGGTCGCCGGGCCCGGGCGTCGCCCCTGTCAGCACACCGCTGGCGGGCAGCAACTCGGGCGCAATCTCATGCGCTGCTTCCACCCGCAGGCCCGCTTCCTCGAAAATCGCCATGATCTCGCGCAGCGTGCCGTCGTCGCCCCGCTCCATCGCGCCCGCCAGCCGCACGATCAGCCCGTGCGTGGCCGGGTCCACCCGTGCGCGGTCGATACGCGGGCGCTTCACTGCCCCCGCAAGGCACACCGCCTCGCAGCCACCCTCGACCAGCCCTGCAATAAAACTCCCCAGCTCCTCCAGCCGAAACCGGGTGACAGGCCTGTCACCCACCTCCGGCTCGAAACCCTCGAGCGCGTAAAGCCTGTAGTCCCGGCCCACACGCTCCAGCGCGGCCACCAGCCGCGACGGCAACAGCCCCTGCCCCGCAATCAGCGCCAGCAAGGCCCTACTCCGGGGTCAGGAAAGAGCGGTCGCTCTCCCCGGTGACGAAATCCACGATCCGGCGCACATAGTCGCTCTCGGTCTCTTCGCCGAGCCGCCGGGCGCGATCCTGAAACGCCCCCTCGCCCTGCGCCAGCATCTGATAGGCCGCCCGGAGCGCGGTGATATCAGACCGTGCCACGCCCTTGCGCTTGAGGCCCACGAGGTTCAGCCCCTCTAGCCGCCCCCGACTGGCCTCGACGAGGCCATAGGGGATCACATCGCGGGTCACCATGCTGACCGCACCGATGATTGCACCCTGCCCGATCCGCACCCACTGGTGAATGCCCGAGAGGCCGCCGATGATGACGTCATCCTCGATCACGCAATGCCCGGCGATGGCCGCCGAATTGACGATCACCACCCGGCTGCCGACCTGCGCGTCATGCGCTACATGCGCGCCCGCCATGATCAGGCAATCATCGCCCACACGGGTCACGCCGCCACCGCCCTCGGTGCCGCAGTTGATCGTGACATGCTCGCGAATGCGGTTGCGCGCGCCGATTACCAGCTTGGTCTTCTCGCCGGCGAACTTCAGGTCCTGCGGGATCTCTCCGATGACCGCAAAGGAGAAAATCGTGCACTCCGGCCCGATCTCGGTGTTGCCGGTGATCACCGCATGGCTCTTGATCAGGCAGCCCTCGCCGATCACCGCCTCGGGGCCGATATAGGCGAAGGGGCCAACATCGACCCCCGCGCCAATCACCGCGCCCTCGTCGACGCAGGCGGTGGGGTGGATCGTGGCGGTCGAGGCGACGCTCATTTTGCCTCCGCAGGCATATCCATCATCGCGGTGAACTCGGCCTCGGCGGCCATCTCGCCTTCCACCTTCGCCTCGCCCTTGAACTTCCAGACCTTGCCGCCGGGCTTGCCGCGGGTCACCTGCACATGCAGCTCCAACACATCGCCGGGCACCACCTTGCGGCGAAACTTCACGCCCTCCATGCCCATGAAATACACGAGCATTCCCTTGTCTTGCAGCTCAAGGCTCGCACCCACCATCACGGCAGCTGTCTGCGCCAGCGCCTCGATGATCGTGACCCCCGGCATGATCGGCGCACCCGGAAAATGGCCCTGAAAATGCGGCTCGTTGAAGGTGACGTTTTTGATCCCGCAGGCGCTCTCGCAGAACTTCACGTCCCGCACCTTGTCGACCAGCAGAAACGGGTAGCGATGCGGAATGATCCGCTGGATCATCTCCAGATCTACGGTGTCCGGGGTCTCGCTCATGGTCTGTCCTTCCTGATCGTCACTCTGCCGGGGCAGTCTCTTCTTCTACCGGCTCCCCGGTCGAGAACGGAACTTCGTCCGTCTCTTGCGGGGCGTCCTCGGCCTCGTCGGCGGGAACCGCCAGCGTGCCGCCATCGCCCAATATCGCATCAACCCGCGCGCGCACCACATCCGTCACGTCCACATCGGCCACGGCGAGCAGGATTGCGCGGGAATCGAGTATCACCGAGGCACCGCGCTCTTCGAGCACCTCCCGAACCACCGGCCCGATCGCGGAGCTGAACACCTGCTGGCTGCGTTCCTGCCTGCGCTGCAGGCTGCGGGTCTTGGCCTCCTGCTCGGCGCGGATCTCCGTCACCTTTTCGTCAAAGGCATCGGCAAGGTCGCGAAAAGCGGCAGGCTCCATCGTCTCCCGCTGCGCGGTCAACTCGGCCTCCTCGGCCTCCAGCCCTTCCTGAATGCGGGCATTCTCGGCGATGAGCTCGCTGCGGGCCGTGTTCAACTCGCTTTGCAAACGCTGGCCAAACAACGTGGTCCTGAACAACCGTTCCTGATTGATCGTCAGCACCGAAGGCGCGGCCCGGCCCGTATCCTGTGCACAAACCGGCCCGACCAGAACCGCGCCGCAGAGCCCCGCCGCCGCCACGCCTGCCCGGAGCACCCGCCCCAGGCTATGTGAGCGGCGTGGCATCAGAACTCGGTGCGGATCGAAATATCGAAGCTGCGGGTCTTGTCGTAGTCCTGCTTCATGATCGCTTCGGAGAAGTTGAAGCGCAGCGGCCCGATCGGCGTATCCCAGAACACCGAGACACCGATGGCCGACCGCCAGTGCAGATCGTCGTCCACCTCAAAGGTGCCGTCCGGTCCGCCACCGGTGTTGTCGAGGCCCCAGACCGACCCGATGTCATAGAAGACACCGCCCGAGATGCCGTATTCCTCCGGCAGACCCAGCGGGAACTCGGCTTCGAGCCGCGCCACGAAGAAATAGTTACCGCCGAGCGCATCCTCGTTGGTCACGTTCAGGTCGCGCGGGCCAAGGCCGTTGGCCTCGAAGCCGCGCATCCGGCCGTTGAGGGTGAAACGGTCCAGCACGGTCGAGCCGCCCGAGGTGTAGTGCAGCGCACCGCCCTCAAGCTCGGCCCGCAGCGTGACCTCTTCGTTCCAGACCCGCGTCTGCGCCGTCATCGCCGCCGTCGTCTTGATGTACTGGTTCTCGCCGTCCAGCCCGCCAAAGTCCTGCCCGAAGGAGAAGCGGATCGCCGCATTCGGGTTCAGGCCGGTGATCCGGCTGTCGTAGATGTAGGTGTAGCCCACCGAGGCATCCCAGCGCTCGCCCTCTTCGGTCCGCAGGATGAAGGACGAGCCAGTATCGGCCCCACCGTCGCCCATGTCGATGCCGGAGAGCTCCTTGTAGTTCACAGCCGTGCGCAGCTGCATCCGGCTGCGCTCGCCGAGCGGAAACTCGAACAACGGGCGGATAAGGCCGATGGCCGAGTCGTAGCGCGAGTTCTCCGATTCCGTCTGACGGAAGCTTGCATCGAGGCCAAAGGTCACCTCGCGACCAAGGAAGGCCGGCTCGCGGAAGGCAAAGGTCACGCTCCGCGACGAGCTGGTCGTATCCACACCAAAGCTGAGCGACTGGCCCCGCCCGAGGAAGTTGCGCTCGGAGAAGTTGATGTTGAAGCCAAGCCCCGCGTCGGACCCGTAGGAGGCGCCAAAGCCCAGCGAGCCAGTGGAGGCTTCAACCACGTCAACGTCCACGATCACCTGATCTTCCGAGGAGCCCTGCCGCGCGTTCACATCCGCCGTCTCGAAGAAGCCGAGCGCCCGGATGCGCTCTGCCGCCTCGCGGATTTCACGCGGGTTGAACGGGTCGCCCTCGACCACGCGGAACTGGCGCCGCACCACCCGGTCCAGCGTCGAGGCGTTGCCCTCGATGTCGATCCGCTCCACAAAAATGCGGGGCCCCTTGCTGATCGCAAAGTTGATGTCCAGCGTCTGGGTCCGCTCGTTGCGGCTGATCTGCGGCTCGACCCGCAGAAAGTTGATCCCCTTCTGGGCGGCGAGCCGCTCCATCCGGTTGATGTTGGTTTCCACGATCTGCGGGTTGTAGACCCGGCCGCTGCGAATGCGCAGCGCGTTGCGGAACTCGTTGGCGTTGGCTTCCGCCATGCTGGAGGTCACCGTCACCCGCCCGATACGGAACTGCTGACCCTCCTGCACATTGAACGTCACCAGAAAGGCGTCGCGGTTGCGGGTGATCTCGGCAGTCGCGCTCTGAACGCGGAAGTCGATGTAACCCCGGCTCAGGTAGAAGTCGCGCAGCACCTGCTTGTCGAACTCGATCCGCTCTTCCACAAGCGTGTCACGCTGGATGAGCTGGCGGAACAGACCGGCCTGCTTGGTCTCCAGCGCGCCGCGCAAACGGCGGTCCGAGAACTTGCGGTTGCCGACAAAGCTGATGCGCTCGTTCTCCACCACGCGGCCTTCGCGCACCTCGAACACGAGGTCCACACGGTTGCCGCTGCGACGGATGACCTTGGGCGAGACCGTGGCCGCAACCCGGCCCTGAACCCGGTAAAGCTCAGTCAGCGCAGCCGCATCCGCCTCGACCTGGCTGGGCTGGAACACCCGGCGCGACTGGCTGCGGATCGCGGCGGCCATGTCCTCATCCTTCAACCTCCGGTTGCCCTCGAAGGCAATGCGGTTGATCGTCGGGTATTCCCGAACATTGATGACAAGCGTGCCGCCCCGCGGGATCACCTCAACTGTCTCGAAAAGACCGGAGGCGAGGATGTTCTGATAGGCGTCGTTGATCTGGCCCGCGCTCACCGTTTCACCGCGAGCGATTCCGGCGTAGGAGACGATAGTGGCCGCATCAACCCGCTGGTTGCCGTTCACCTCGACCCGGCTGAAGCTGAACGATTGCGCTGCCACCGGGCTCGGCGCCACGGTGCAAGCTACTGCAAACGTTGTGAAAATAACCAGCGCGATGCGGTGCATCAGCCCCTTCGCCGCGCCCAGTTCTGCGCCGGTCTCGCGTGCTCGCAACATGCCCTCAGCCCCCAGTTTTTACCGCCTTTTGTTATCCAACTTCACTAGCGGGTTCTGGGGATGGTGTCAAAGCGCCGAAAGGCGCCCGAAGGCGCCTTTTTCATTTGCCTGTCTGTCAGGCCACATCAGTGGAAGAGCGAGCCGATCCATGCGCCGCCGCCAAGGGCGGTTGCGATCGTGGCCACATAGAGCAGTCGGTCCGAGTTGAGGCGGACGATCAGGCTCAGGCTCTGGTATCCTTCAGTCATCGTTTGCATGGGCGTTTGCCTTGCGTCTCCGGTTCTGGTTCGCCCAAAGTTCTAGACGCCGACTATGGCGCGAATTTGGCCGCCCGACCGGAGATTGTGGCAAGATTGGGGCACGGCCCTCAGGCCGCCCCTGCCCTCACTCGAAGAGGCCGCGCAGCTTCCAGAACAGCCCGCCCTCGCAGAACAGGTCATTGCCGAGCGCAAAGACCATCAGGCTCAGGATCAGCGTCAGCCCGATCATCATCAGCACGTTCAGCGCCTTCTCGGGCGGAGGCTTGCCGCTGACCGCCTCCCAGGCGTGAAACACAAGGTGCCCACCATCCAGCACCGGGATCGGGAAGAGGTTCAACAAGCCCACCGCAGTCGAAAGCACCGCAACGAACCAGATAAAGCTCTGGCTGCCCTGGCTCGCCATCTGCCCGGCGGTGGTGGCAATCTTCAGCGGCCCACTCAGGTTGCAGCTCGAAATGCCCCCGGTGATCATGTTGTAGAGCCCGGAGATCGAACTGGTCACGATGAACCACGTCTGCCGCACGCCATATTCCACGGCCTCCAGCGCACCCAGCCGCACCGTTGCAGGTTCAAAGGCCAGCCCGCCGTTGATCCCGATCAGGTAACGCTTCTCAAAGCTGCCATCGGGCATCGGCACGTCGGTTTCGCGCGGCTTGAGGGTGAACTCCTCGCGGCTGCCCTCGCGCCACACGTCCAGCTCCACCGGTTCACCGCCGCCGCTGGAGATCACATCCTGCAGCTGCCGGAACGCGGTGATCGGCGCACCGTCGATCCCGACGATCACATCCCCCACCTGAAGCCCCGCATCGATCGCCGCCGAGTTGGGCGACACCGAAGAGACCAACGCCGGAAACGGGGTCGTCCCCTCCAGCTCCAACTCCTCGCCGCCGCGCTCCACGCGGTAAATCACCGGCTGGCTCAGATCCAGATCGCGGCTCGCCTCGTAGACGCTGCCCAGATCGGTGATCTCGGCCCCGCCGATGGAGAGGATCACATCACCCTGCTCCAGCACCCGCACTTCTTGCGGCAGCGGCTCCAGCGCGCCCACCTGCACCGGCTCGCTCGCCACGCCGCGGATCAGCGAGATCGCCCCGAAGACGATGAAACTGAGGATAAAGTTGAACACAGGACCGGCCGCCACCGTGGCCGCACGCGCCCAGAGCGGCGCGCCCGGCATGGTGCGGCGCTTCTCGGCCTCGCTCAACCCCGCCATCGCCTCGCCATCCACGCCCGCCGAGGCGGCATTGGCATCGCCCATGAACTTCACATAGCCGCCAAAGGGCAGCGCGGCGACCTGCCACTCGGTGCCATGCTTGTCTGTCCGGCTGTAGAGCACCTTGCCAAACCCGAGGCTGAACACCTCGGCATGGATTCCGCACCAGCGGCCCACGATGTAATGGCCGTACTCATGCACCGCCACGATGATCGAAAGCGCCACCACGAAGGCCACGACATAACCTGCCGTGCCTCCCAGAATCCCGAAAAATTCCATGCCTAGCCCGTTGCCTCTTTTGTCTTTGCCATGGCCTCGCGGGCCAGTTCTCGTGCCATCTGGTCAGCTTGCAGCACGTTATCAAGGGTCATCATGTCATTGTTAAGGCCGGTTTGCGAGGCCATCCGGCCCATCACCTGCTCCACGACCTGCGCCATTTCGGCAAAGCCGATGGTGCGCGCGATGAACCCGTCCAGCGCCGCCTCCTTGGCCGCGTTGAAGACCGCGCCCATCAGCCCGCCCGCCCGCATCACCTCCCACGCGAGGCCGAGCGCCGGGTAGCGGGCCGGGTCGGGTGCGGCAAAGTCGAGCCGCCCCAGCGCGGCAAGGTCGAGCCGCTCCACCGGCAGCTCGGCCCGCTCCGGCCAGTTCAGCGCGTAGCCGATGGCGTGGCGCATGTCGGGCGCGCCCAGATGCGCCATCATCGCCCCGTCCCGAAAGCCCACCAGCGCATGCACCGCGCTCTGCGGGTGGATCAGCACCTCGATCTGCTCAGGCTCCAGCTCAAAGAACTCATGCGCCTCAATGACTTCCAGCGCCTTGTTGAACATGGAGGCCGAGTCGATGGTGATCCGCTGGCCCATGTCCCAGTTCGGGTGGGTGGCCGCCTCTTCGGGCGTGGCGCGGGCGATCTTCTCCAGCGGCCAGTCGCGGAACGCGCCGCCGCTCGCGGTGATCACCACCCGCTCCACCGCAGCCATCTCCTCGCCCACCAAGGCCTGAAACACCGCCGAATGTTCGCTGTCCACCGGCAGCACCGTGGCCCCCGAGTTGCGCGCTGTCTCCATCAGCAGCGGCCCGGCGCAAACGAGGCTCTCCTTGTTGGCCAGCGCCAGCGTGGACCCGGCCTGCACCGCCGCGAGGCTGGGCTGCAAGCCCGCCGCCCCGACGATGCCGTTCAGCACCAGGTCCGCAGGCCGTGACGCCGCCTGCGCCACCGCATCCGGCCCCGCCGCAACCTCCACGCCACTGCCTTCAAGCCGCGCTGCAAGCTCTTCGTAACATTCGGGAAAACAGGTCACCGCCAGCGCCGCACCGGTCTCTACCGCTTGCTCCGCCAGCCGCGCCACGTTGCGCCCGCCGGTCAGCGCCTCCACCTCGAACCCGCCGCGCCCGATCAGGTCAATCGCGCTCTCGCCGATGGAGCCGGTCGCGCCAAGCAGGCTGACCCGCTTCAAATCCGCACCTCGGGCACGTCAACGATGAGCGCCACGAGCAGCATCAGCAGCGACGCACCAAGCAACCCGTCGAACCGGTCGAACAGCCCGCCGTGGCCGGGGATCAGCGAAGAGCTGTCCTTCACCCCCATCCGCCGTTTCAGCGCCGATTCCGCGATGTCGCCCATCTGGCTGGCAAAGGCGAGCACCGCCGAAATCCAGATCAGGTCACGTCCGGCGTTGGTGAAGGTCAAAAACAGCGCGCCCACGCAGGCAGCGCCGACCCAGCCCGCCACCGTGCCAGACCATGTCTTCTTCGGGCTGACCGCCGGCCAGAACTTCGGCCCGCCAAGCATCCGTCCGGCAAAATAGCCTGCCACATCCGTCACCACGACCACGAAGACCAGCCAGAACAGCCATGTGCCGCCATAGACATCGCGGAAGCTTACCAGCCCCCACCCCGCCGTCATGATGCCGAGCGCAAACAGGAAGAACGTCAGCCGCTCGCGCGGCATCATCAGGGCGCCCACAATGGCAGGGGCAAAGAGCAGCAGCAGTGCCCAGTTCGCCTCATGCGCCAGCAGGCCCGAGAGCACCGAGGCGGTGATGGCCGCCAGCAGCATCGCGCTTTCGCCCTCCCGCTTGATCATGCTGGCCAGCTCCCAGATCATGACCGCGGTCACGAACACCGCCAGCATCTGAAACCAGATGCCCCCGGCCCTTATGCCTGCCACGCCGACAACCACCATCACCGCGCCTGCGATCACCCGCGGCGCCAGATCGTCCCACTTTCCACTCATGCCTTCACGGCTCCAAATCGCCTGTCCCGAGAGGCGAAGCCCCGGGTGATCTCTGCAAAGCACTCCGCCGAGAAGTCCGGCCAGAGCGTGTCGATGAACTCGTATTCCGCATAGGCTGATTGCCAGAGCAGAAAGTTGCTGATCCGCGCCTCGCCGCTGGTGCGGATCACCAAGTCGGGGTCGGGCAGCATGCAAGTGTCCAGAAAGCGGCCTAGGGTTTCAGCATCCACATCCTCGGGCCTCAGCCGCCCCTCGGCCACCTCCACCGCCATGCGCTGGGTCGCGCGGGTCACCTCGTCGCGGCCCCCGTAGTTGAGCGCAATGGTCAGATGCACCTTCTCGTTGCCCGCCGTCAGCGCCTCCAGCTCGTCCATCAGCGCGACCAGCTTGGCATCCAGCTTCACCCGGTCGCCGATGAACCGCACCCGCACGCCCTTGGCCAGCAGGCGCTGCGCCTCCTTGGTGATGTAGCGCCGGAACAGCAGCATCAGCCCGGCCACCTCGGCCTGCGTCCGCTTCCAGTTTTCGGTCGAAAAGGCAAAGATCGTCAGATACTTGACGCCCAGATCAGGGCAGGCCTCGACGATCTCGCGCACCCGCTTGGCGCCCGCCTGATGGCCAAAGAGCCTTGGCCGGCCCCGGCGCGTTGCCCATCGGCCGTTGCCATCCATGATGATGGCCACGTGCCGCGGTGCCGCCCCTTCGCTCGCCTCTGTCGCCATACTGCCGGCCTCCTCGCCGTGTTGCCCGTTCTGGGCACCGGCACTGCCGTCTTTAGCGCGGCAGGGCGGCCATTGCCAGAATGTCCCGGCGGCCGCCCGGATTTGCTGCGGGTCTGCGCGGCAGGCCGAGCCCGGCTCCAGCCCTACGCGCATCGCGTTGCAATCGGGTTACCAGATCCCTTTCACAGGTTCAGACCTGCATGATCTCGCCCTGCTTGGCCTCCAGCGCCCCGTCGATCTTCTTGATGTGGGCGTCGGTCATCTCCTGCACCGACTGCTCCCAGAATTTCTGGTCATCCTCGGCCAGCTTGTCGGCCTTCTTGATCTGCTGCATCCCGTCCTGACGGACGTTGCGCACGGCGACCCGGGCGTTCTCGGCATATTGCGCCGCCACCTTGGTCAGCTCCTTGCGGCGCTCTTCGTTCAGCTCGGGGATCGGCAGCATGATGATGGTGCCGTTCATCTGCGGGTTGATGCCCAGCCCGGAATTCCGGATCGCCTTTTCAACCGCGTTCACCAAGCCCTTGTCCCAGACATTGATCGTCACCATCCGCGGCTCGGGCACGTTGACCGTGCCGACCTGGTTGATCGGGGTCATCTGGCCATAGGCCTCCACCTGCACCGGCTCCAGCATGCTGGCACTGGCACGGCCCGTCCGCAGGCTCGCAAACTCCGTCCGCAGGTTGGCGATGGCGCCATCCATCCGGCGCTCCAGATCGTCGGTATCCAGCTCGAATTCGTCAGACATCAGCTCGTCCTCTTCTCAATCTGCCCGCGCTTCTATGCCAGCGCGCTTTGCATTTCCAGCGCCGTAGGGTTGGTGCAACCCACCATTTGCCCCAGCACGGGCGATCCCTCAGCCCTTCACCATCGTATAGGTGCCTTCGCCCGCCAGAATGCTGGTGAAGCCCCCCGGCTCGTCGAGGCTGAACACGATAATCGGCAGCATGTTGTCCCGCGCGAGCGCGATGGCGGAGGCATCCATCACCTTGAGGTTCTTCATCAGCACCTCGTCGTAGCTCACCTTGTCGTAGCGCTTGGCCTCGGGGTGCAGCTTTGGGTCCATGTCAT includes the following:
- the frr gene encoding ribosome recycling factor, which encodes MSDEFELDTDDLERRMDGAIANLRTEFASLRTGRASASMLEPVQVEAYGQMTPINQVGTVNVPEPRMVTINVWDKGLVNAVEKAIRNSGLGINPQMNGTIIMLPIPELNEERRKELTKVAAQYAENARVAVRNVRQDGMQQIKKADKLAEDDQKFWEQSVQEMTDAHIKKIDGALEAKQGEIMQV
- a CDS encoding phosphatidate cytidylyltransferase; its protein translation is MSGKWDDLAPRVIAGAVMVVVGVAGIRAGGIWFQMLAVFVTAVMIWELASMIKREGESAMLLAAITASVLSGLLAHEANWALLLLFAPAIVGALMMPRERLTFFLFALGIMTAGWGLVSFRDVYGGTWLFWLVFVVVVTDVAGYFAGRMLGGPKFWPAVSPKKTWSGTVAGWVGAACVGALFLTFTNAGRDLIWISAVLAFASQMGDIAESALKRRMGVKDSSSLIPGHGGLFDRFDGLLGASLLMLLVALIVDVPEVRI
- the dxr gene encoding 1-deoxy-D-xylulose-5-phosphate reductoisomerase, with protein sequence MKRVSLLGATGSIGESAIDLIGRGGFEVEALTGGRNVARLAEQAVETGAALAVTCFPECYEELAARLEGSGVEVAAGPDAVAQAASRPADLVLNGIVGAAGLQPSLAAVQAGSTLALANKESLVCAGPLLMETARNSGATVLPVDSEHSAVFQALVGEEMAAVERVVITASGGAFRDWPLEKIARATPEEAATHPNWDMGQRITIDSASMFNKALEVIEAHEFFELEPEQIEVLIHPQSAVHALVGFRDGAMMAHLGAPDMRHAIGYALNWPERAELPVERLDLAALGRLDFAAPDPARYPALGLAWEVMRAGGLMGAVFNAAKEAALDGFIARTIGFAEMAQVVEQVMGRMASQTGLNNDMMTLDNVLQADQMARELAREAMAKTKEATG
- the uppS gene encoding polyprenyl diphosphate synthase, coding for MATEASEGAAPRHVAIIMDGNGRWATRRGRPRLFGHQAGAKRVREIVEACPDLGVKYLTIFAFSTENWKRTQAEVAGLMLLFRRYITKEAQRLLAKGVRVRFIGDRVKLDAKLVALMDELEALTAGNEKVHLTIALNYGGRDEVTRATQRMAVEVAEGRLRPEDVDAETLGRFLDTCMLPDPDLVIRTSGEARISNFLLWQSAYAEYEFIDTLWPDFSAECFAEITRGFASRDRRFGAVKA